From Hoeflea sp. 108:
CGCGCCTTGCGGATGAACCAGCGGCGGAAGGAGTGGAAGTCCACATTGCTCTTGGCCTTGTCGTTTGGCCTCTCGTCCACCTTGAGGTCACGACGATATCGGGTGAACCTCTTGGCGGCGGGATCGGAGCGGGTCTCGCGGGACTTGGGGACAGGCGGCAGGTCATCAATAAGGAAGTCGCCGGGCTTTTTGCCCTCGGTCCTCCGCCTGACGATCTCCTTAAGCCCGCTGTGGATGGGCACCGTGCGGCGGGCGCTGTCGGTCTTTCCGGCCCAGATATTGAAGACACCGCCGTCACAGTCCGAGACGTATAGCTGGCAAATCTCCTCGATCCGCATCCCGCTCAGGGCGGCAACCCGCATGAGGTCATTGAGCATCGGCCCACCGTCGCCCTGGAGCAGCGTCTTGACCTCATCGTCCGTGAAGGGTCGCTTTCCCCTATCGGGCTCGGCATCGCGCCGTTGCCTCGCGGCAGCAGGAAGGGCTTGGCCTGCCCAAGGGTTTTCGGTGCCTCTCAGATGTCCCTTGTCGAGTAGCCACTTCCAGTATTGGCGGGTGAAGCCGAGATAGGCCGTAGCCTTGTCCAAGCTCCTCCCAACCGTGAGGCTCTCCGAAATGAACTTGCCGGCGTGGGTTCGGGAGACGGTCTCAAGGGCTACCGGGAGTTCCGCGTCCTTAAGCCAGCCGCCAAGCCACCCCAAGACCCTGCGGAAGTCACCCTCTGATTTCATCCGGTAGCCTTGATGCTGCACAAAGGCATCCGCGTGATGGCCCAGAGGCGTTACCGCGCCAGTAGCGAGGTCATAGAACCCCTTTGCTCGCTCGTAGCCATAGCGGCGCTCAATCTCCTCGGCCTTCTCGTGGGCCACATAGGAGGTCGCATCGTCGTCCTTATGGAGGCGCAGGCGGAGGGCTTCAGCGTCGATGGGATCGTTGGAACTAAGCGCGTTCTCTGCCGCCGCTATCACCGCCTTCAACCGGGCAACCACCGGCCACTTGCGCTCATTGGCTTCCTTCAGGTCGGCGGTATGGAGCGGATAAACGAGCTTGCTACGGCCGAGAAGGTCGCGAACCTTGGCAGGCACCTTGAGGCGCACCCGCCACTGCTGGCCGTGCCAGTCCAGATATTGCCTTTGGCCCGCCATTCTCCGCCCCGGTGCCCCATGCTGGTGCCCCACGGGTGACCTGGAAGTGACTGAAAGTCAAGGGATTCAAGCGCTTGATAGCCATGGAGGAGAGTTTCCCTCCCTCTCCGCCATTCCCTTTCAAACGCTTGAATGCTTTTCGTGCTTCACGTTCTGTGAGGCGTTTGCGCTGGCCGAGCCAAGGTCCGCCTGAACCGGCCGTAGATTCGAACGTCCAACCATCTAAGGCTGTGACGCCGGCTCTCTGTCCGTCTCCAGATACTCGATGACAGACGCCCGGATTTTCGCGCGCATCCGTGAAGCGGCATCGAAATCCAGCATGCGCGTTCGGTCATTGAGAATGGCTTCGGAATAGAGGTCCTCACCCTTCTCGCAAGCCACCAGAGCCCGATCCGCTATATGGGCTGCGGTTTGGAAGCGTTCTATGCCTGCACGCAGATCCCCGGCAGCGCCAAGGGCGCAGTAGAACCACGCTCTTTGAGTGGCCGCGACACTCGGCCTGATGACGGCCTCAAGCTCAACGAGAGCATGAGCCGGGGATGCTGCAGCAAGAAGCGAGCCCAAGACCCATGCTTTGGGTACCACCGGCGCAAAGCTCATCAGATTCTCCCTCGCCACGAGGGTGCGAGCGGACCTTGTCTCAACTGTGGCGAGCGAACCGACTGCAGCGCCGTGGCTGGGCTCTGCCAGAGATACCCCCTTCGCGCCAAGATTGAAAACAATCATTGTCGATTATTTTGTTGAAGAATTGTCGGCAATTTGGTTGGATCGCTCCGTTCAGAGAGGGACGGTCCGCGGCAGACGCCTGACGGGCCGCATTGGGAGGAAAAATATGGCTATGTTCCGTAGGGCGTGCCGCATCGCCGCGGCCGCTTTGCTCTTGGGCACGTCGGCGATCGCCGCGCAGGCGGCGTCGACACTCGAGACCGTCAAGGCGCGCGGCAAGTTGATCTGCGGCGTGTCGATGGGCACGACGGGCTTTGCGCTCGCCGACGCGCAGGGCAAGTTTGCCGGCTTCGACGTCGACGTCTGCCGCGCCATCGCAACCGCCGTGTTCGGTGACCCGAACAAGGTCGACTTCGTGATGACCAACATCAACACGCGTTTCCAGGTCCTGCAGTCGGGCGAGATCGACGTGCTGTCGCGCCAGACGACGATGACCTATTCGCGCGAGGCCTCGCTGGGCATCGATTTCGGCCCCGCGGTCTTTTATGACGGCCAGGGTCTGATGGTTGCCAAGAGCCTCGGCGTCAACAGCGCCAAGGAACTGGACGGCGCCGCCGTCTGCACCCTGCCCGGCACCACGACAGCACAGAACCTTGCCGACTTCTTCCGCGCGACCGGCAAGAAGTTCGAGCTGGTGGTGTTCGAGAACCCCGACGAGAACAACAACGCCTTCTTCTCCGGCCGTTGCGACGCGGTTTCGTCGGACCGTTCCGACCTCGCCTCCATCCGCGCCGCCTCGAAGAGCCCCGATGACTACGTGATCCTGCCGGAAACCATCTCGAAGGAGCCGCTGGCACCGGCCGTGCGCCAGAACGATTCCAACTGGCGCGACATCGTCTCGTGGTCGGCCTGGCTGATGATGGCGGCCGAGGAAAAGGGCATCACCCAGGCGAATGTCGACGCGCAGCTCAAGAGCGAGGATCCCGAGATCCAGCGCATGCTCGGCGTCA
This genomic window contains:
- a CDS encoding amino acid ABC transporter substrate-binding protein, with the translated sequence MFRRACRIAAAALLLGTSAIAAQAASTLETVKARGKLICGVSMGTTGFALADAQGKFAGFDVDVCRAIATAVFGDPNKVDFVMTNINTRFQVLQSGEIDVLSRQTTMTYSREASLGIDFGPAVFYDGQGLMVAKSLGVNSAKELDGAAVCTLPGTTTAQNLADFFRATGKKFELVVFENPDENNNAFFSGRCDAVSSDRSDLASIRAASKSPDDYVILPETISKEPLAPAVRQNDSNWRDIVSWSAWLMMAAEEKGITQANVDAQLKSEDPEIQRMLGVTDELGPMLGLDKAWGYNVIKHVGNYAEVFDRNLGEKTALGLSRGPNTLWNAGGLLYPPPFR
- a CDS encoding DUF6538 domain-containing protein codes for the protein MAGQRQYLDWHGQQWRVRLKVPAKVRDLLGRSKLVYPLHTADLKEANERKWPVVARLKAVIAAAENALSSNDPIDAEALRLRLHKDDDATSYVAHEKAEEIERRYGYERAKGFYDLATGAVTPLGHHADAFVQHQGYRMKSEGDFRRVLGWLGGWLKDAELPVALETVSRTHAGKFISESLTVGRSLDKATAYLGFTRQYWKWLLDKGHLRGTENPWAGQALPAAARQRRDAEPDRGKRPFTDDEVKTLLQGDGGPMLNDLMRVAALSGMRIEEICQLYVSDCDGGVFNIWAGKTDSARRTVPIHSGLKEIVRRRTEGKKPGDFLIDDLPPVPKSRETRSDPAAKRFTRYRRDLKVDERPNDKAKSNVDFHSFRRWFIRKARDAKLAGATGFDEWTITWVVGHTDSDRAKSLDLSQHGYAGQDPEMAKRALVEAVKLPASA